Proteins found in one Kangiella sediminilitoris genomic segment:
- the mutL gene encoding DNA mismatch repair endonuclease MutL encodes MQIKKLSPLLANQIAAGEVVERPSSVVKELLENSIDAGAKRIQIDVDRGGARLIRVTDDGNGIERSQLELALERHATSKIEETKDLKAIYTLGFRGEALASISSVAKLTLSSKSTASDEGDSGWSAIAQGQDTAVDIQPRSMPNGTIVEVRDLFFNTPARQKFLRAERTEYVHIEETIKRVALASPEVAFTLKHNGKVTKRIPAAHSKEQQQQRVGTIVSNNFLSGSIFLDSDIEDLRLWGWISSPERHQNSNLSQYVFVNGRAVRDRTLNHAIRQAYEDLLPTGRVPAYVLYLELDPELVDVNVHPTKHEVRFSDARRVHDFITKTVSEHLQSQEEIYDASELRQVEELKGRYQPKENYSQDEYYHPRLAAGVMQDSRNLSTKALNQAQKGERHYQSFAKKPSAKAGDYLVVGQRYLIQSAGSDMLLLDIKNFMLEHMKQLLSSEWKQGEVKQRPLLIPERLSLPSEQMSESMIEMLDNLGFDVNQTGPYSAALRRVPSAVQQVATGDWLQQIISDAHTNQCGLTELQRNLLSQIEEYWQPAGSENWIELIEPHAWQDSEYCFLLDVDDISRWLMSQEGNKKVGWSKTLDE; translated from the coding sequence ATGCAAATTAAAAAGCTTTCTCCCTTATTAGCGAACCAGATCGCTGCTGGGGAAGTCGTTGAAAGACCGTCTTCTGTTGTGAAAGAACTCTTGGAGAACTCAATTGATGCCGGAGCAAAGCGTATCCAAATTGATGTGGATCGTGGTGGTGCCAGGCTTATTCGGGTCACCGATGACGGCAACGGTATCGAGCGCTCTCAACTGGAATTGGCTCTGGAAAGGCACGCTACCAGTAAAATTGAGGAAACTAAGGATTTAAAAGCTATCTACACCCTGGGTTTCCGTGGCGAGGCACTTGCCAGTATTAGCTCGGTAGCGAAGCTGACCCTAAGCTCTAAATCAACTGCCTCAGATGAGGGTGATAGTGGTTGGTCCGCAATTGCACAGGGACAGGATACGGCTGTTGACATTCAGCCAAGATCCATGCCCAACGGCACCATTGTCGAAGTCAGGGATTTATTCTTTAATACTCCTGCACGACAAAAATTCCTGCGTGCTGAACGCACCGAATATGTGCATATTGAGGAAACCATTAAGCGTGTCGCCCTGGCCTCGCCTGAAGTGGCATTTACCTTAAAACATAATGGAAAAGTGACTAAGCGGATCCCTGCTGCTCACTCCAAAGAACAACAGCAACAGCGTGTTGGAACCATAGTAAGTAATAACTTTCTGTCTGGATCAATATTCCTGGATAGTGATATCGAAGATCTGAGGTTGTGGGGGTGGATCTCTAGTCCTGAGCGCCATCAAAACTCCAACTTAAGTCAGTATGTATTTGTTAACGGGCGTGCCGTTCGTGACCGAACCCTAAACCACGCCATCCGGCAGGCATATGAAGACTTGCTGCCAACTGGGCGTGTCCCTGCGTATGTCCTGTATCTGGAACTCGACCCTGAGCTGGTTGATGTTAATGTTCACCCAACCAAACATGAAGTTCGTTTTTCTGATGCCCGTAGAGTCCATGACTTTATTACAAAAACTGTCAGTGAACATCTGCAATCACAGGAAGAAATTTATGATGCCAGCGAGTTACGCCAGGTAGAGGAGCTGAAAGGGCGCTATCAACCAAAAGAGAATTATTCGCAGGATGAGTATTATCATCCAAGATTGGCCGCTGGGGTTATGCAGGACTCCAGAAATCTATCTACAAAAGCCCTGAATCAAGCCCAAAAGGGCGAACGGCATTACCAATCATTTGCTAAAAAGCCCTCTGCTAAGGCAGGTGACTATCTGGTGGTAGGGCAGCGGTACCTAATCCAGTCGGCTGGTTCAGATATGTTGTTATTGGATATCAAAAATTTCATGCTCGAACACATGAAGCAATTATTGAGCAGTGAGTGGAAGCAGGGCGAAGTTAAACAGCGGCCGTTGCTTATACCCGAACGTCTATCTTTGCCTTCAGAACAGATGTCAGAAAGTATGATCGAAATGCTGGATAATCTAGGCTTCGATGTGAATCAGACAGGACCATACTCTGCTGCGCTGCGAAGAGTCCCTTCTGCAGTTCAGCAGGTAGCAACAGGTGACTGGCTTCAGCAAATCATTTCAGACGCTCATACTAACCAATGCGGGCTTACTGAACTGCAACGCAATTTATTAAGCCAAATAGAAGAGTATTGGCAGCCCGCGGGTTCTGAAAATTGGATTGAGCTTATTGAGCCACATGCTTGGCAGGACTCTGAGTATTGTTTCTTGCTTGATGTTGATGATATTAGTCGCTGGCTGATGTCGCAGGAAGGCAATAAGAAGGTTGGATGGAGTAAGACCTTAGATGAGTAA
- a CDS encoding N-acetylmuramoyl-L-alanine amidase, whose amino-acid sequence MITKQLTKLLLASTLLLGFAAQAAVIKSMRFWQSPESTRVVFDLTSPVEHELSVLKNPDRIVVDIPDSRVTVDLSQLEIKSDLVKRVRQSKPPKEGVLRLVLDLTKSAEPNSFSLKPYQEYSDRLVIDLVDKKRKVIKPPVVDGSSNRDIIVAIDAGHGGEDPGARGPTGQKEKHITLELAKELARQINSVNGLKAVLTRETDFYLSLRKRTAIARQHRADLFVSIHADSFKNSRARGASVWILSTRGARSELARWLRKQETESELLGGVDTNLDLSVYEKPVAQVILDLQMEHSIQASLTLGEKVHNEMARVAPKMHKKHVEEAGFVVLKNPDIPSILVESGFISNPQEERLLKTSDYRRKLASAVKEGVIDYFKSHAPDGTKFANLYRKNVYHVKRGDSLIKVARRFNTSVSKLKQANKLTSNMVRIGQKLVIPSS is encoded by the coding sequence ATGATAACAAAACAACTGACTAAATTATTACTGGCTTCAACCTTGTTGCTTGGTTTTGCCGCTCAGGCAGCGGTAATTAAGAGCATGAGGTTTTGGCAATCTCCAGAGTCAACGCGAGTGGTTTTCGACCTGACCTCGCCTGTTGAGCATGAACTGTCTGTCCTTAAAAATCCTGATCGAATTGTTGTCGATATCCCTGATTCCAGAGTTACGGTTGATCTAAGCCAGCTCGAAATAAAAAGTGATCTTGTGAAGCGTGTTCGGCAAAGTAAGCCGCCTAAAGAAGGCGTGTTGAGGCTTGTCCTGGATTTAACCAAAAGCGCTGAACCTAATAGTTTTTCTCTGAAGCCATATCAGGAATATAGTGATCGCCTGGTGATCGATCTGGTTGATAAAAAGCGCAAAGTGATAAAACCACCTGTTGTGGATGGGAGTAGCAATCGGGATATTATAGTTGCAATTGATGCCGGACACGGTGGAGAGGATCCCGGAGCTCGTGGACCTACCGGTCAGAAAGAAAAGCATATTACCTTAGAGTTAGCTAAAGAGCTGGCACGCCAAATTAACTCGGTCAATGGCTTGAAAGCCGTATTAACCCGAGAAACTGATTTCTATTTATCTTTGAGAAAAAGGACAGCTATTGCGCGACAGCATCGAGCTGATCTTTTTGTATCCATCCATGCAGATAGTTTCAAAAACAGCCGTGCCCGAGGTGCTTCAGTTTGGATTCTATCCACCCGGGGCGCTCGTTCTGAACTGGCTCGCTGGTTAAGAAAGCAGGAAACCGAGTCAGAGCTACTGGGCGGGGTGGACACTAATTTAGATCTTTCTGTGTATGAAAAACCTGTTGCTCAGGTCATTTTGGATTTGCAGATGGAGCACTCAATTCAAGCAAGTTTAACCTTGGGTGAAAAAGTGCACAATGAAATGGCCCGAGTAGCACCCAAAATGCATAAAAAGCATGTTGAAGAAGCAGGTTTTGTGGTTTTGAAAAATCCGGATATTCCATCTATTCTGGTTGAGTCCGGGTTCATTTCTAACCCACAGGAAGAGCGTCTATTAAAAACATCTGATTACCGCCGCAAGCTGGCATCTGCCGTGAAGGAAGGCGTGATTGATTACTTTAAGAGTCATGCACCAGATGGAACAAAGTTTGCGAATTTATATCGTAAGAACGTCTATCATGTTAAACGTGGCGACAGCCTGATAAAGGTCGCTCGTAGATTTAACACCAGCGTCAGTAAATTAAAACAAGCCAATAAATTGACTTCCAATATGGTACGAATTGGCCAAAAACTGGTTATTCCAAGCAGCTAA
- the tsaE gene encoding tRNA (adenosine(37)-N6)-threonylcarbamoyltransferase complex ATPase subunit type 1 TsaE — protein MIKLFDEQNNEGGRLTFALAGEKDTVALGRELAKDFSAPLVVYLYGELGAGKTTLVRGILQGFGHEGAVKSPTYTLVEPYDLDRMKVFHFDLYRLADPEELEYIGIREYQDQDSILIFEWPDKGAGMIPEADLVIKMNYDGESRVAELTLKQEGNGFFNIQKIRQRLANRL, from the coding sequence ATGATAAAACTGTTTGATGAGCAAAATAATGAGGGGGGGCGATTGACCTTTGCTCTCGCTGGAGAAAAAGACACGGTGGCTCTAGGGCGGGAGTTAGCAAAGGACTTTTCAGCGCCACTGGTCGTATATTTATATGGTGAGCTGGGAGCTGGTAAAACGACCTTGGTTCGGGGCATATTGCAGGGTTTTGGCCATGAGGGTGCTGTTAAAAGCCCGACCTATACCTTGGTTGAGCCTTATGACTTGGATCGGATGAAAGTATTTCATTTTGACTTATATCGTTTAGCTGATCCCGAAGAGTTGGAATATATCGGCATTCGGGAGTATCAGGACCAAGACTCTATACTGATTTTTGAGTGGCCTGATAAAGGTGCTGGGATGATCCCAGAAGCGGATCTGGTTATAAAAATGAATTATGACGGTGAGTCGAGAGTTGCTGAATTAACTCTGAAGCAAGAAGGTAATGGTTTTTTTAATATTCAAAAAATCCGTCAAAGACTAGCCAACAGGCTTTAA